The Alteromonas stellipolaris genome includes a region encoding these proteins:
- the recO gene encoding DNA repair protein RecO yields MNNDWLTAFVLHRRAYRETSYIVDFFTLEQGKVSAVAKGVRNSKSDKKSLLQPFQALKLQLAGKSDLKNLRHVESTAPSINLAGTPLFCAMYLNELTNRIMPAGLASEAVFEAYEQALTALFNDDDIEITLRKFELSLLDEMGLLPDFTEDVEYDMPIEAEKHYVLQPEFGFCALPDDVPNGYTRKGLPGSALLALAQGEFTPMSKRVAKVLCRDLLKPLIGDKPLKSRELFVIRKH; encoded by the coding sequence ATGAATAACGACTGGTTGACTGCTTTTGTGTTGCACCGCCGAGCTTATCGGGAAACCAGTTATATTGTCGATTTCTTTACCTTAGAACAAGGTAAAGTGAGTGCTGTGGCAAAAGGTGTACGTAACAGTAAATCTGATAAAAAAAGCCTGCTTCAACCTTTTCAAGCGCTCAAACTTCAACTTGCCGGTAAATCTGATTTAAAAAATTTACGGCACGTAGAAAGCACCGCGCCATCCATTAATTTAGCGGGTACGCCGCTATTTTGTGCCATGTACCTCAATGAACTCACCAATAGAATAATGCCTGCTGGCCTTGCCAGTGAAGCGGTGTTTGAGGCTTACGAGCAGGCGCTTACGGCGCTATTTAACGATGATGACATTGAAATTACCCTGCGAAAGTTTGAATTATCGCTTCTAGATGAAATGGGGTTACTGCCTGATTTCACTGAAGATGTAGAGTACGACATGCCCATTGAAGCAGAAAAACACTATGTGCTTCAGCCTGAGTTTGGCTTTTGTGCGCTGCCAGATGATGTGCCAAATGGCTACACTCGTAAGGGCTTGCCAGGCAGTGCGTTACTTGCCTTAGCCCAAGGTGAATTTACGCCCATGAGCAAACGGGTGGCCAAAGTATTGTGCCGTGATTTACTCAAGCCGCTAATTGGTGATAAACCGCTAAAAAGTAGGGAATTATTTGTTATTCGAAAGCACTAG
- the mazG gene encoding nucleoside triphosphate pyrophosphohydrolase, whose translation MQNANNSELPEVKRLQEIMAKLRDRESGCPWDVQQTMESLTRYTIEEAYEVVDAIAKGEPSDIRDELGDLLFQVVFYSRIAEEEGNFTFDDVAKSISDKMTRRHPHVFGDPSSQPSNEEDLTAQWNSIKAQEKALKQQVLKQNLNATSNTNGDEQAFSSLLDDVPVGMPALMYAQKLQKACAKVGFDWPEVAPVLDKVREEVEEIQQELDAETLNQQALEEEIGDALFAMVNLARHCKVDADTALRNASNKFAKRFKVVESLAYKLASDDLTVKNREPESDASPLANMTLDEMEALWQQAKISTAKS comes from the coding sequence ATGCAAAACGCAAACAATTCTGAGTTGCCAGAGGTAAAACGACTTCAAGAAATAATGGCGAAGCTTCGAGACCGAGAGTCTGGTTGCCCGTGGGATGTTCAGCAAACCATGGAAAGCCTAACCCGTTATACCATTGAAGAAGCCTACGAAGTGGTTGATGCTATCGCGAAAGGTGAGCCCTCAGATATTCGTGACGAACTGGGCGATTTGCTGTTTCAAGTAGTGTTCTATTCGCGCATTGCAGAGGAAGAGGGCAATTTTACCTTTGATGATGTTGCGAAAAGCATTAGCGATAAAATGACTCGCCGTCATCCTCACGTATTTGGTGACCCTTCTTCTCAGCCAAGTAATGAGGAAGATTTAACTGCACAGTGGAACAGTATAAAGGCCCAAGAAAAAGCCCTCAAACAACAGGTCTTAAAGCAAAACCTGAATGCCACTTCGAACACTAATGGCGATGAACAGGCTTTTTCCAGTCTTCTTGATGATGTGCCGGTGGGAATGCCGGCATTAATGTATGCCCAAAAACTTCAAAAAGCCTGTGCAAAGGTAGGTTTTGATTGGCCAGAAGTGGCGCCTGTTTTGGATAAAGTGCGTGAAGAAGTTGAAGAGATTCAACAAGAACTTGATGCTGAAACTCTAAATCAGCAAGCCTTAGAAGAAGAAATTGGCGATGCATTGTTTGCTATGGTAAATCTGGCAAGACATTGTAAGGTAGATGCTGATACGGCGTTGCGTAATGCCAGTAACAAGTTCGCCAAACGCTTTAAAGTGGTAGAGTCTTTAGCCTATAAATTAGCTTCTGACGACTTGACTGTAAAAAACCGCGAACCTGAGAGTGATGCGTCACCGTTGGCAAACATGACGCTTGATGAGATGGAAGCGCTATGGCAGCAAGCGAAAATCAGCACTGCTAAGTCATAA
- the djlA gene encoding co-chaperone DjlA: MAVWGKVLGVLFGFMFLKIPGAILGLIVGHFFDKAYSQDFNQLGGFGRFFTDQNSMKQQAVFFHSLFSALGHLAKSDGKVTSREIQIATALMDDMKLTGDARKEAQEAFREGKARDFPITDTLKGLYEASHGRRDILQVFLEILIQAAFADGKLTQEEYVVLEKVAKPLGFRRRDLDYLISMFEAEIRFRQRGGQSSQGGHGQQRSSQQSAYTEKQSLDDAYRILGVTASDDEKTIKRAYRKRMAEHHPDKLVSKGLPEQAMEMAKKKTQDIQSAYELIKQKRGF, from the coding sequence ATGGCGGTGTGGGGAAAAGTCCTTGGTGTACTTTTTGGGTTTATGTTTTTAAAAATCCCCGGTGCTATATTAGGGCTAATTGTAGGGCATTTTTTTGATAAGGCTTATAGCCAAGACTTTAATCAACTTGGTGGGTTCGGCCGTTTCTTTACCGATCAAAATAGTATGAAGCAACAAGCCGTATTTTTTCATAGCTTGTTCTCAGCCCTGGGTCATTTAGCGAAATCTGATGGCAAAGTAACCAGTCGTGAAATTCAAATTGCCACTGCACTCATGGATGACATGAAGTTAACCGGTGATGCACGTAAAGAAGCACAAGAAGCGTTTCGTGAAGGTAAAGCCAGAGACTTCCCTATTACTGATACGTTGAAAGGGTTGTACGAAGCCAGCCACGGTCGCCGAGATATATTACAGGTTTTCTTGGAGATATTGATTCAAGCAGCATTTGCCGATGGAAAGTTAACCCAAGAAGAGTATGTGGTATTAGAAAAAGTAGCGAAGCCACTGGGTTTTAGACGCCGAGATCTCGATTATCTTATTTCTATGTTTGAAGCTGAAATACGCTTTAGGCAGCGAGGAGGACAAAGTAGCCAAGGCGGCCATGGCCAGCAGCGTTCTTCGCAGCAAAGCGCGTATACCGAAAAACAATCTCTTGATGATGCTTACCGTATTTTGGGTGTTACTGCGTCTGATGATGAGAAAACCATTAAACGAGCCTACCGAAAACGTATGGCAGAGCATCATCCCGATAAGCTTGTATCAAAAGGCTTGCCTGAACAAGCCATGGAAATGGCGAAGAAAAAGACCCAAGATATTCAGTCTGCTTACGAGTTGATAAAACAAAAGCGTGGCTTTTAA
- the pdxJ gene encoding pyridoxine 5'-phosphate synthase, giving the protein MSTLLLGVNIDHIATLRNARGTNYPDPVHAADVAERAGADGITVHLREDRRHIKDRDVRILAQTINTRLNLEMAVTDEMLSIAEEVKPVFCCLVPEKREELTTEGGLDVAGNLAVMKHACERLAAANILVSLFIDADKKQIDAAVECGAPYIEIHTGQYAEATSEAELEEELARLVEGIEYADKLGLKVNAGHGLHYHNVKPIAAIPQLIELNIGHAIIARAAFDGLATAVADMRKLMLEARSGV; this is encoded by the coding sequence ATGAGTACACTTCTTCTTGGCGTTAACATCGATCATATTGCCACACTTCGAAATGCCCGCGGCACCAACTACCCAGATCCGGTGCATGCTGCTGATGTTGCAGAACGCGCGGGTGCAGACGGTATTACCGTTCACTTACGAGAAGATCGTCGCCATATAAAAGACAGAGATGTACGCATTTTGGCGCAAACTATCAATACCCGCCTAAACTTAGAGATGGCGGTTACTGATGAAATGCTCTCTATTGCTGAAGAAGTGAAACCGGTGTTTTGTTGTTTAGTGCCGGAAAAGCGTGAAGAGCTAACCACTGAAGGCGGTCTTGATGTTGCGGGTAATTTAGCCGTGATGAAACATGCTTGTGAGCGTTTAGCGGCTGCAAATATTTTGGTTTCGTTGTTTATCGATGCAGATAAAAAACAAATAGATGCAGCGGTTGAGTGCGGTGCACCTTATATAGAAATTCATACAGGCCAGTATGCTGAAGCAACCAGTGAAGCAGAGCTTGAAGAAGAGTTAGCCCGATTAGTAGAAGGCATTGAATATGCCGATAAACTAGGGCTTAAAGTGAATGCTGGGCATGGGTTGCATTACCATAACGTGAAACCGATTGCGGCTATTCCTCAACTTATCGAGTTGAATATTGGCCATGCGATTATTGCACGAGCCGCGTTTGATGGCTTAGCAACTGCGGTTGCTGATATGCGCAAGCTTATGCTAGAAGCACGAAGCGGCGTGTAA
- the rlmD gene encoding 23S rRNA (uracil(1939)-C(5))-methyltransferase RlmD: protein MAIFYKPSKGKNKSNVKGRVRGAGSGEKQHIVKTKQSWPSVDDINAANEAVTIDGMDWQGQGVARGETLYFVDGALPDETIQIKALSSNKQIVNAKVTKVNTPSVHRQKPFCGVANQCGGCQLQHVEPQVALALRDDALKSMFQRKLGFNEGAWQAPISGDRPRYRRKARLAIDARNPDKIKLGFRESAGKNIVDIDGCPVLVEALSQLIAPLKSAITGYASARLVGHISLLAGENAVQVTVKHTRSLANDFIASLSQFAVEQNVNMTIEDGNGDFTSLHEVAPITCNTVDGFYLQPGPNDFVQVNAEVNTKMVAQALSWLAPKAGERIADWFSGLGNFTLPIANSGATVRAVEGVAEMVQRAKSNALEQGIINVDWMQLDLADEKSVDKALAGGFDKVLLDPSREGALTVCHALVRAIPNTIVYVSCNPNTFSRDARILIDGGYQMQKAGVIEMFPFTHHMETMALFTRQQQ, encoded by the coding sequence GTGGCCATATTTTATAAACCGAGCAAAGGCAAAAACAAAAGCAATGTGAAAGGACGAGTGCGCGGCGCAGGCTCGGGCGAAAAGCAGCACATTGTAAAAACCAAACAATCTTGGCCCTCGGTTGATGACATCAATGCAGCCAATGAAGCGGTAACTATTGATGGTATGGATTGGCAGGGGCAGGGTGTTGCTCGAGGTGAAACCTTATATTTTGTTGATGGTGCATTACCTGACGAAACCATACAAATAAAAGCGCTTTCAAGCAACAAACAGATTGTTAACGCAAAAGTCACTAAAGTGAATACACCCTCAGTACACCGCCAAAAACCGTTTTGCGGGGTGGCAAATCAGTGCGGTGGTTGTCAGCTTCAGCACGTAGAGCCTCAAGTAGCCCTGGCACTACGAGACGATGCGCTTAAAAGTATGTTCCAGCGTAAACTCGGTTTCAACGAGGGGGCATGGCAAGCGCCCATCAGCGGCGACAGGCCACGCTATCGCCGTAAAGCCCGCCTAGCAATTGATGCAAGAAACCCAGATAAAATAAAACTTGGCTTTCGAGAAAGTGCGGGCAAAAACATTGTTGATATCGATGGTTGCCCGGTTTTGGTTGAGGCGCTAAGTCAGCTTATTGCGCCACTTAAATCTGCCATTACAGGCTACGCAAGCGCTCGCCTTGTTGGGCATATCAGCCTATTGGCGGGGGAAAATGCGGTGCAAGTTACTGTGAAGCATACCCGCTCTCTAGCCAACGACTTTATTGCGTCACTGTCCCAGTTTGCTGTGGAACAAAACGTGAATATGACAATCGAAGACGGTAATGGCGATTTTACCTCATTGCATGAAGTAGCACCTATCACTTGTAACACAGTAGACGGCTTTTATTTGCAACCTGGGCCTAATGACTTTGTTCAGGTTAACGCAGAAGTAAACACTAAAATGGTGGCGCAAGCTCTGTCATGGTTAGCACCAAAAGCCGGTGAACGCATTGCCGATTGGTTCAGTGGTTTAGGTAATTTCACCTTGCCCATAGCCAACAGTGGCGCTACGGTAAGAGCAGTGGAAGGAGTTGCTGAAATGGTGCAGCGCGCCAAAAGTAACGCCCTCGAACAGGGCATTATTAACGTTGACTGGATGCAGCTTGACTTAGCTGACGAAAAATCAGTCGATAAAGCGCTAGCAGGTGGGTTCGATAAAGTACTACTCGACCCGTCTCGTGAGGGGGCTTTGACGGTTTGTCATGCACTGGTTCGCGCTATACCAAATACGATAGTGTATGTTTCTTGCAACCCGAACACATTTTCACGGGATGCGCGTATTCTGATAGATGGAGGTTATCAAATGCAAAAAGCGGGTGTGATTGAAATGTTCCCCTTTACCCATCATATGGAAACGATGGCGCTATTTACACGCCAACAGCAATAG
- the relA gene encoding GTP diphosphokinase, with protein sequence MVTTRKVHAADRPPFEVWLDSLDLSEETKDKLRSVSSMPERLLVGQEMVEILCQLNMDDVTLQAALVFPYCEQHCLTEADIEQEFDSEIRDLVVGVRRMDAIKTLHARKANGSPFNEKSDEQHIDSIRRMLLAMVEDVRAVVIKMAERICALQQAKKADEETRVMVARECASIYAPLANRLGIGQLKWELEDLAFRYLHPITYKQIAKQLDGKRRERAEYIDGIVDDLQSLMNSENIRADVYGRPKHIFSIWKKMQKKRLTFEQLFDIRAVRVIAERLQDCYAALGTVHASYKHLPNEFDDYIATPKSNGYQSIHTVIVGPEGKPVEIQIRTHKMHQDAELGVAAHWKYKEGSTGKQSGYDERINWLRRILAWQEEVAESGDMVEELRSQVFDDRVYVFTPKGDVIDLPQGATPLDFAYYIHSNVGHRCIGAKANGRIVPFTYQLHSGDQVEVLTGKELNPSRDWMHPGLGYVHSSRARATIHSYFKKQDRDKNLTAGKELLERELHRAHLPTKIASEVYEKFNGHSADDLYAAIGTGDVRVMQVINFIHFLQEPEPEEPEISPKVKTKRTAKGAGKKDAVVVQGVGHLMSQLANCCKPVPGEPIMGYITQGRGVSVHKESCDQLQHLLEQHPERQIEVNWSQELKVGFETSVDIFCHDRTGLLRDITTVLANENVPLLGVNSLSDKHRQTALITISIEVQDLDTLSKVLARLRQLKGITDAKRKQF encoded by the coding sequence ATGGTGACAACAAGAAAAGTGCATGCAGCCGATAGACCTCCCTTTGAGGTTTGGCTAGATAGCCTCGATTTAAGTGAAGAAACCAAAGACAAACTACGCAGTGTGTCTTCTATGCCAGAGCGCCTTCTCGTCGGCCAGGAAATGGTTGAAATACTCTGTCAGCTCAATATGGACGATGTCACCTTGCAGGCGGCATTAGTCTTTCCCTACTGCGAACAACATTGTTTGACCGAAGCGGATATTGAGCAAGAGTTTGATAGTGAAATCCGTGACTTAGTCGTGGGTGTAAGGCGTATGGACGCCATTAAAACCTTACATGCTAGAAAAGCGAATGGCTCGCCGTTCAACGAAAAATCTGATGAACAACATATAGATAGTATTCGTCGTATGTTGCTAGCTATGGTTGAAGATGTACGTGCCGTTGTGATTAAAATGGCAGAACGTATTTGCGCCCTTCAACAAGCGAAAAAAGCAGATGAGGAAACGCGGGTTATGGTGGCTCGTGAATGTGCCAGCATTTATGCCCCATTGGCTAACCGTTTAGGGATTGGTCAATTAAAATGGGAACTAGAAGATTTAGCCTTTCGCTATCTGCACCCTATTACTTACAAACAAATTGCTAAGCAACTTGACGGTAAACGTCGAGAGAGGGCTGAGTATATCGATGGAATTGTTGATGATCTGCAATCATTAATGAATAGCGAAAATATTCGCGCCGATGTGTACGGCAGGCCAAAACACATTTTCAGCATTTGGAAAAAAATGCAGAAAAAACGCCTCACCTTCGAACAATTATTCGATATACGTGCCGTGCGGGTTATCGCCGAGCGGTTGCAAGATTGTTATGCCGCGCTTGGCACCGTGCACGCCAGCTACAAGCATTTACCCAACGAGTTCGACGATTATATCGCCACCCCTAAATCAAATGGCTATCAGTCTATTCACACGGTTATCGTGGGCCCCGAAGGTAAGCCTGTCGAAATTCAAATTCGTACACATAAAATGCATCAAGACGCCGAACTAGGGGTTGCTGCGCATTGGAAGTACAAAGAAGGCAGTACGGGTAAACAGTCGGGTTACGATGAACGTATAAACTGGCTTCGCCGCATATTGGCTTGGCAAGAAGAAGTGGCCGAATCTGGCGATATGGTGGAAGAGCTGCGCAGTCAGGTATTTGATGATCGCGTGTATGTATTTACCCCAAAAGGCGATGTTATCGATTTGCCTCAAGGCGCTACGCCCCTAGACTTTGCCTACTATATTCACAGCAACGTAGGGCATCGCTGTATTGGGGCAAAAGCGAATGGACGAATTGTGCCTTTTACTTATCAGCTGCATAGCGGCGACCAAGTGGAAGTGCTCACAGGCAAAGAGCTGAACCCTAGCCGAGATTGGATGCACCCAGGTTTGGGCTATGTGCACTCATCTCGCGCCCGCGCTACTATTCATTCGTACTTCAAAAAGCAAGATAGGGATAAAAACCTAACTGCAGGTAAAGAGCTGCTAGAGCGTGAACTACATCGCGCCCACTTGCCCACCAAAATAGCCAGTGAAGTGTACGAGAAGTTTAACGGCCATAGTGCTGATGACCTTTATGCGGCAATAGGCACAGGTGATGTAAGGGTAATGCAAGTGATTAACTTCATTCATTTCCTACAAGAACCAGAGCCAGAAGAGCCTGAAATTAGCCCTAAAGTAAAAACAAAACGTACGGCTAAGGGCGCAGGCAAAAAGGATGCAGTGGTTGTACAAGGGGTTGGTCATTTGATGAGCCAGTTGGCCAATTGTTGTAAACCCGTGCCTGGTGAGCCCATTATGGGGTATATCACGCAAGGGCGTGGGGTAAGCGTACATAAAGAAAGTTGCGATCAATTACAGCATTTGCTTGAGCAGCACCCAGAACGCCAAATTGAGGTGAACTGGTCACAAGAGCTTAAGGTAGGGTTTGAAACCTCCGTCGATATCTTCTGCCACGACAGAACCGGTTTATTGCGCGATATCACAACCGTACTCGCCAATGAAAATGTGCCATTATTGGGTGTGAATAGCTTAAGTGATAAACACAGGCAAACGGCGCTAATTACCATTTCAATTGAAGTACAAGACTTAGATACTTTATCAAAAGTACTTGCTCGTTTACGTCAGTTAAAAGGCATTACGGATGCAAAACGCAAACAATTCTGA
- the acpS gene encoding holo-ACP synthase produces the protein MAIAGLGTDIIEIARLNKSDATTERLAKRVLTPYELTLYVASNDPVRYLAKRFAAKEAAVKALGTGIGNGISWQHIEVRNNDLGAPELHFSGEFATLCKQRAITSSVISISDEIHYAVATVILEN, from the coding sequence GTGGCCATAGCTGGATTAGGCACAGACATTATTGAAATTGCACGTTTAAATAAAAGCGACGCTACCACCGAGCGCCTCGCCAAACGTGTGCTCACGCCTTACGAACTTACCCTTTATGTTGCTAGCAATGACCCCGTGCGCTACTTAGCCAAGCGTTTCGCCGCTAAAGAGGCTGCGGTTAAAGCCTTAGGCACTGGTATTGGTAATGGAATAAGTTGGCAACATATTGAAGTGCGTAACAATGACCTTGGCGCACCAGAACTTCACTTTTCCGGTGAATTTGCCACGCTGTGTAAACAGCGCGCTATTACCTCTAGCGTAATAAGCATATCTGATGAAATACACTATGCGGTTGCTACCGTTATTCTTGAAAATTAA
- the xerD gene encoding site-specific tyrosine recombinase XerD: MKRELTYVPAASQAHIDGFIEMLWLEKGLSDHTQQSYRTDLTKLAIFCNNQGIKDIAVLTTEMMQDYLAYRHDKGLSARSTQRAMSALRAFYTYLIGKQIRVDNPISSLSNPKLPKSLPASLSERQVEDLLAAPLVEDPIECRDKSMLEVLYATGLRVSELIGLQMSEVSLQQGVVRVTGKGNKDRLVPLGEDAIEWLLTYIKTARPVLATKQSDYVYLSRRGQKMTRQTFWHRIKYYAVKANIDQHLSPHTLRHAFATHLLNHGADLRVVQMLLGHSDLSTTQIYTHVATERLQTLIHSHHPRG; encoded by the coding sequence ATGAAGCGTGAGCTTACTTATGTGCCTGCTGCTAGTCAGGCACATATCGATGGCTTTATAGAAATGCTGTGGCTTGAGAAGGGATTGTCTGATCATACTCAACAAAGTTATCGCACCGACTTAACTAAACTGGCTATATTCTGCAATAACCAAGGCATTAAAGACATTGCGGTACTTACCACCGAAATGATGCAAGATTATCTTGCCTACCGTCACGACAAGGGGCTTTCAGCACGAAGCACACAACGTGCAATGAGTGCGTTACGGGCTTTTTATACGTATTTAATTGGTAAACAAATACGGGTAGATAATCCAATATCTTCCTTATCAAACCCTAAATTACCTAAATCTTTACCTGCCTCGTTAAGTGAGCGTCAGGTAGAAGACTTACTCGCCGCGCCCTTAGTTGAAGACCCTATAGAGTGCCGAGATAAAAGCATGCTCGAAGTGCTTTATGCCACGGGATTGCGGGTAAGTGAACTTATCGGTTTACAAATGAGTGAGGTAAGCTTGCAGCAAGGCGTGGTTCGGGTGACTGGTAAGGGTAACAAAGACAGACTAGTACCATTGGGTGAAGACGCCATAGAATGGCTGTTAACCTACATAAAAACGGCTCGGCCAGTTCTTGCGACAAAGCAATCAGATTATGTATATTTGAGCAGACGCGGTCAAAAGATGACGCGGCAAACCTTTTGGCATCGTATAAAATATTATGCAGTGAAAGCCAATATTGACCAGCACTTGTCTCCACATACTTTACGTCATGCCTTTGCCACGCATTTACTCAATCATGGCGCCGACTTGCGCGTTGTGCAGATGTTGTTGGGGCACAGCGATTTGTCGACGACCCAAATCTATACCCATGTGGCGACCGAGCGATTACAAACACTTATTCACAGTCATCACCCTCGGGGATAA
- the dsbC gene encoding bifunctional protein-disulfide isomerase/oxidoreductase DsbC, translated as MKVVKFSLLVAMVFTTSLFASVASAADDAAIKDKLTNMLGLDVDSLADSPIPGLVQVSTNRGFFYVSDDAKYLVQARILNIDEGMRNETEVAYSGLRIEGVNEMASSAITFKAKNEKHVISVFTDTTCGYCRKLHKEVGDLNDMGITVNYLAFPRAGLDSQNYRDMVSVWCAANPQKALTDAKAGNDVATAKCANKVAEQYLLGQKLGVNGTPNIVLPDGSLIPGYQPAGMIAQAIEQAE; from the coding sequence GTGAAAGTAGTAAAATTTAGCCTATTAGTTGCAATGGTGTTCACCACGAGCCTTTTTGCGAGTGTTGCAAGCGCAGCTGATGATGCGGCAATTAAAGATAAGCTGACTAATATGCTTGGCTTAGACGTTGACTCTCTTGCCGATTCTCCTATTCCGGGCTTGGTACAAGTATCTACCAACCGTGGTTTCTTTTATGTCAGTGATGATGCTAAATATCTAGTTCAAGCGCGTATTCTTAATATTGATGAAGGCATGCGTAATGAAACGGAAGTTGCCTATTCAGGCCTTCGTATTGAAGGGGTGAACGAAATGGCGTCATCGGCCATTACGTTTAAAGCTAAAAACGAAAAGCATGTGATCAGTGTTTTCACCGATACCACTTGTGGTTACTGCCGAAAGCTTCATAAAGAAGTGGGCGACTTAAACGACATGGGTATTACCGTAAACTACTTGGCCTTTCCTCGTGCTGGTTTAGATAGCCAAAATTACCGAGACATGGTGTCGGTATGGTGTGCGGCAAATCCACAAAAAGCATTAACTGACGCAAAAGCGGGCAACGATGTGGCAACCGCTAAATGTGCTAATAAAGTTGCAGAACAATATTTGTTAGGGCAAAAGTTGGGTGTAAATGGTACCCCTAACATTGTATTACCAGATGGCTCGCTTATTCCTGGTTACCAACCTGCTGGTATGATTGCACAGGCTATTGAGCAAGCCGAATAG
- the recJ gene encoding single-stranded-DNA-specific exonuclease RecJ codes for MILPVVRRETGDAPLASALHPVIDRIYRGRNVQDVSELENGLKGLTHFNELKGMAAAASILADTIEQDKTLIIVGDFDADGATSIAVCIHSLHMMGFNNVDYLVPNRFDFGYGLSVPIVDIAKQQGADVIITVDNGIACIEGVTHAKALGIEVIVTDHHLPGDTLPPADAIVNPNQPGCTFPSKNLAGVGVAFYIMLALKTELQQRNWFTEKHIPAPNLASLLDIVAVGTVADVVVLDKNNRILVHQGLQRIRAGKCRPGIKALVEVANRDCTHLTSTDLGFVIGPRLNAAGRLDDMSQGIACLLEDDTMQARMIASELDALNRERREIETGMKAQAEQVLEKMSLTEGDIPAALVVYQADFHQGVIGIVAGRLKEKYLKPVIAFAHQDDTTIKGSARSIPGVHIRDVLDEVNTRFPGVIDKFGGHAMAAGLSLPVANLAAFEKAFINIAKQHVDKLDGNQVLLSDGSLTGQELSLSFAHLLRQAGPFGQGFESPLFDGEFQVVQQRLVGEKHLKLVLREPSVGEVDAIAFNIDIKAWPNAMVKQVRIAYRLDVNVFRGQESVQLIIEQLESA; via the coding sequence ATGATATTGCCTGTAGTGCGCCGTGAAACTGGTGACGCCCCTCTTGCTTCTGCTTTGCACCCTGTTATAGACCGGATTTATCGCGGCAGAAACGTACAAGATGTTAGCGAATTAGAAAATGGCCTTAAGGGCCTTACCCACTTTAATGAGCTAAAGGGTATGGCTGCTGCGGCGAGCATTCTGGCTGACACCATTGAGCAGGATAAGACCCTTATTATTGTAGGTGACTTCGATGCCGACGGCGCGACTAGTATTGCGGTGTGTATCCACTCACTGCACATGATGGGCTTCAACAATGTGGACTATCTTGTGCCGAATAGATTCGACTTCGGCTATGGTCTAAGCGTGCCTATTGTGGATATCGCTAAGCAGCAAGGCGCCGATGTTATCATTACGGTAGATAATGGCATTGCATGTATTGAAGGGGTGACGCATGCAAAAGCATTGGGCATAGAGGTTATTGTTACTGATCACCACTTACCCGGTGATACGCTTCCTCCCGCCGATGCGATTGTAAATCCCAATCAACCAGGTTGTACCTTCCCCTCTAAAAACTTAGCTGGGGTAGGTGTGGCGTTTTACATTATGTTAGCGCTTAAAACCGAACTACAGCAACGAAACTGGTTTACTGAAAAGCATATTCCAGCGCCTAATTTGGCATCGTTACTAGACATTGTGGCTGTAGGCACCGTGGCCGATGTGGTGGTATTAGATAAAAACAACCGAATTTTGGTACACCAAGGCTTACAGCGAATTCGAGCAGGTAAATGCAGACCGGGTATTAAAGCCTTAGTTGAAGTGGCTAATCGAGACTGCACTCACCTTACCTCTACCGATTTAGGTTTTGTTATTGGCCCTCGCTTAAATGCAGCCGGCAGATTAGACGATATGTCTCAAGGCATAGCTTGCCTGTTAGAAGACGATACTATGCAAGCTCGCATGATAGCCTCGGAGCTAGATGCACTAAACCGCGAACGTCGAGAAATAGAAACTGGAATGAAGGCGCAAGCCGAACAAGTGCTAGAAAAAATGTCCCTCACTGAAGGCGATATTCCTGCCGCATTGGTAGTATATCAAGCGGATTTTCACCAAGGTGTAATTGGTATCGTGGCGGGGCGCTTAAAAGAAAAGTATTTGAAACCGGTTATCGCTTTTGCTCATCAAGACGATACGACTATAAAAGGTTCGGCTCGCTCTATCCCAGGAGTGCATATTCGTGATGTACTCGATGAAGTGAATACCCGCTTTCCGGGCGTTATTGATAAATTTGGTGGACATGCGATGGCAGCCGGGTTGAGTTTACCGGTTGCTAACTTAGCCGCATTCGAGAAGGCCTTCATCAACATTGCTAAGCAGCATGTGGATAAACTAGACGGCAACCAAGTACTACTGTCTGACGGCAGCTTAACGGGACAAGAGTTGTCTTTGTCTTTTGCCCATTTGCTCAGGCAAGCAGGTCCCTTTGGTCAGGGCTTTGAATCGCCACTCTTTGATGGTGAGTTTCAAGTGGTGCAACAACGTCTGGTGGGTGAAAAACACTTAAAGCTGGTATTGCGAGAACCTTCAGTGGGCGAAGTAGATGCCATTGCCTTTAACATTGATATTAAAGCTTGGCCGAATGCCATGGTAAAACAAGTGCGTATTGCCTACCGATTAGATGTAAATGTATTTCGCGGCCAAGAGTCTGTACAGCTTATTATCGAACAGCTAGAAAGCGCATAA